The Diceros bicornis minor isolate mBicDic1 chromosome 14, mDicBic1.mat.cur, whole genome shotgun sequence genome segment TGACCTCTGAGTGCCTCTTTTCCCTCTCCCACAGCTGACTCCCCAAGGAAGGGAGGCCATCAGGGTTTCCCCGGTCTGACTCCTCTTGCGTGGCACACAGAAAGATGTGGGTCGGGGTGGGGGAACCTGGTactcacctcctccctgctctgtcCTGTCTCTTCAGGCACCAGGATCCTTATCCCACtgtgctcgtgggagtgctgacCTTCCTCCCAGTGCCTGTGATGCTGCTCCTAGCCTATGGGTTCTGGAAGAAGAGACACATGGGAAGTGAGTAGAGCAccaccctctccccagcctccctTGGGCAGACCACTGGGGGTGTGACACGCTTTCCAAAGGGCCCGACTGCACTCCGTCCCCAAGCAGTGTGTCCTCGCCTGTGTCCAGTCAGGAGGACTGTAAGGCACCCAGGCAAGGGAGGAGGGtggcaggcagggacagcacagcctAACCCTCCGGGGTTGACCTGGCAGGAAGCGGAAGGCAGAACCAGAAGAGGGGCTTGACCAGCCCAGGAgctctgggtgggggtgggggacgtgGCGAGCAGGAGCACCCCccttcttcatctctctctctctctctctctctctctctctctctctctcgattcTCACAGGTTACAGCGTGTGCAGGGATGCTGCTAGACCCTGGAGGGACCCACCCGGAAGACCGGATCCTCCGTGGAAGCCTGTTTGGTCTGGAGCCACTTAACTATGGATGGGGATCTTCTCCCACAGGGGTCCCAGGAGGCCAGAGGAGGACTGCAGAGGGGGGCCTGTCTGGATCGGAGACAGGACTTGTGGAGCACTGGACTCAGGCCTCCCCAGAACCAGAGGCTGCCCTTCACCCGCTCAGCTCCCTGGGCTGCCAGGAACCTGAGGAGGAGCCCAGAGCGAGGGCACTAGGCAGGAAGTCCTGGGAGAAGACATGAGGGGACTCTGCTCAGATCGCAGACCCCCCGGCCCCTGCTGGATGGCAGAGAAGCCCTGTGGTGCTGTTACAGACAGAGAACCTCAGCTCCCATCTGCCTCGGAACTCCCTACTGTAGAGCTGAGGGGAGCAGAGGGGGGGACAGTGCCTTCTCCCCACCTGGGACTCTCTGCCTCAGCTTCCTTCTGCTCCCCTCAAGCTTCCCCATGCACTTGGGGAAGAAAGGGTCCCAGAGGCAGCCAATGTCCCAAGGGCCCTGCCCTGGAGGAGAAGGAACAGTGATTAAGAGCCAGGTGTCCACCAATGTGTTGGCAGCAGGGGACCCCAGAGCTGTCCAAGACCCCCACCCCCTGGACCATGCATCCTCTGACGGGCCTCTGGATGTCCCCTGCCCTGACGTGGCTGCATGTCCCTCAAGTCCTGGGAGCCAGCAGAGCCCACACTCCCACTGCTGCCCCCTGCTGGCCGGCCCCTCCACGGAAAGCTGTGTGAGGCCCGGCTGCAGGACCAGCCTGTCCCCAGGCTGAACTCAGGGCTGTCTCCTCCAGTTGCTACACCCACGCTCCAGGTCTGAGCTCCTGGAGGGGACTGAGGACCCTCCAGAGTCAGTCCACTGGGAGAGAGGCCATGGATCAGAGAAAAGGTGGCTCCCCACCCCCCGGGGTTCATTGTCCCCTGGGAAGAGAGGAGCCACTGTGACACAGCAAAGGCAACTCAGAGCTGACCACAGCCTGGAGGACAGCCCAGGCAGGGTGGGGACAGGGCAGATGGAGCCAAGGAGACTCGGCCAGGGACCCAAAGGTCTGAGGAGTCCGCTCCTGCCTCACTGGCTTGTGGCTCAGACTCAGTCTCCTCTGCAGTGAAGGCTGGAGAATATGGGCTGGATTCCTCGCCTGGAGCCACTGGAACAAGCACCTGGGGATAGACGTGGCGTCTCCACTCTTGGCGCTGGGGCAGGGCCCTCCAAGGTGGGAGAGCAAACGTCATAGTCAGGAGAGTGACACAGCTGGGGGCCTTGGTGGGCCTGGGGGGCTACTCCAAGATGGATgtggggagagaagaaagggcAGGGGGTAATCCTgggggagagcagggaggagtCACCCCTTCCCTATGTCCAGGAAAGGGCACTAAAAGGGATACTCAGATTGAAGCCTGGCgccaggacacacacacacacacacatacacatacacacacatacacacacagtgacATCTATCCGTCCTCCCTATCAGGAGGGTGTGGCCACCAACCTGGTGTATGACTAGGAGGGGGCATAACTCACCTGGCGGAAAATATCTCTCTGACAGCCCCCCTCCGTTGTGATCCCACAACAGCACACTGACAGCCCTACGTCTTCTGAGAGCAGGGTGTCGGGTGGGAGGGAGCTACAGAGGGCTCAGGACTGGGACCAGTGATGCCACCTGTCACTGTGACCTTGCGCAAGTCACCAACTCTCTCTGGCCTAATTTTTCCTCTCTTGTGAAAAGGGAAACTGATTCCTCCCTCTCAAGACTGTTTGCAGAATAAAACGAAATAACATGAACCTTATGCAACTAAGTAAATGCCTCGTGATTGTCGGTCCTTGAGTTCTTTTCCAGTTCTAATGTTGTTTGTCACATTCTACATTTAAGACCTTCAGACTCTATTTCTCTGTTTTGTCCTCAATTGGAAGGCATtagggagggtggaggggcacAAGGTAGGGCATCAGGTGGCCGTGCCCTGATGTTAGGCAGGGTAGCTCTTAGGGACCAACCGTCCCTGTTTGCCCAGGAGGAGGGGTTCCCAGAACCGGTGAACCTGCTCACCCATGGAGCCTGCTCCCACGTGAAGTCCATGGCAACAACACAGGGAGCTGAGAAGGAGGTACAGACCCTGTGCCCCAGCTCCCCAGCACCTAGGGGCCTGGGTGGCCTCTTTGGACCTCCAGGCCTTCGGGGCATTTTTCCCTCAAACCCCAGCCTCTCACTCCCTCCTTCCTGTTCTCATCCTTCTCCCCAGAGCTCCAGGGGGCCCTGGAGCCCCAGCAGATCTAGGGCAGGGAGGTACAGGGCAGGTGGGGGGCATCAGACAGGCCGAGGCTGCTGCTGCCTTTAGTGGGTGAGGCAACACAATTTCTTGAGCAGCAGGCTGAGACGATGGAGCACACCTGTGACAGGCTTCCTGTCGTGACGAAAGGAAAGAACAAATAAAGACCACCTAGCACCCATGGGGAGTTTGCACTGCGGAGCCCGGCAGGCGGATCTGTCGCCACAGGATGCATGTGCTCCCGCCGTGAGGCCAGCCAGCAAGCCTTAGGTTCACAGTTTTCCCAAATGGCTGCAAAATGTGCTCTTCACTCTGGATCACACTGGGTCGGTGGACACTAGGCTGTGTTGCCCAGCTCCGCCTCCAGCTGGTGGACTGCTTGCCCCCATTTTGGGAGCAGAGAGCGTGgaaggcctcctctaccagcccCATTTGGGGGTTGCTTCGGCTGCAGACAGTGGCCTTGCCAAGGGcagaccctctcccagggcaGCCCACTGCCCCAACCCCCTGGCCAATTGACCCAGGGGTCTTGGAGCCGGCACCCTCTTGTCACCAGGGGCAGTCCCTGAGGGTATACTGTTTCAGAACGCCTCAGCAGGTGGCCCAGCTTCCTGTGGGCGCAGGGCAGCCCAACTTCTCCCTTTGCTGTCCTGGGGTCTCTGAGCACTTTGAACCTCCTGTGCTAACCTCCATCTCAGTCTGCTCCAACTTGCTACACCGCATTTTTACagggttttttccttttctttgttgtttatcTATCAACTATAAATAGCCTGTGACCATTGTTTTTCTGCAGCTCATCTAATggcaattatctttttaaatgtgcTCGATTAGTGTGGTCTTTCAACAGATGCTTGTGGAGTGATTATGGCCGGCTGGGAGCTGGAGACACGGGGTGACCTGGGCGGGGAGAtgcccctttctcctcctcccgccTTCTGCACCTGTCTTCCTCTCCCCCCTCTGACGGttgtgcctccagctttgctctctCCCACCCTTGCCAGGGACCTTCCCTGCACCTCCACTGCTGGCAATGACTCTccatctcctttctcctcttctcctgcagtcCCCACGGAATTTCCCAGTTCCCAGGTAGGCCTGGGCAGGAAGTCTCTGACCGCTGGGGACCAGTGGGGCTCTGGGCTCTggtgagctggggaggaaggagcagaACAGAGGGGAGTAAGAGCGAGAAGAAATAGTTCTTATTTCGCCATAGTTTCCTCCTGGGCTTTCCCCGCCCCAACCCCAGTGGGAGGGAGAAGGCCTGACCAGGGAGAAGAGGCTGAGCTGAAGACAACTGAGCAGTAGCTACACAGTCCCCTGGAGACTCGGTCCAGTCCTGGGCTGAGGCCTTTCCAGGCCTAGATGTAGCGTCTGCAGCTGGAGGGTCCAGCCTATAGATCAaggcctccccctcctccccaggcctcgCACTCTCTCTCGGAGGCCTTTGCCTCCCTCAGCTCTTTTTCCCAGGCAGACTGGGGTGGCTGCACTGAATCCCTCCCTCTGGCTCCCTTTCCTCAGGGGCTTCTCCGCTCCCTTGCTTCCGTCCCCTCACCCCAGCTCAACAAGAGGGCCCATGGCCTGGGAGGCCACATACCTGCTGCCACCTGTCCTGCTGGTGCTCCTGGCCTCaggtgaggggcaggggaggagggcagagggaagggagcAGGGCAAGAGGAGGGGAGTTGGCTAGGTGAGATGGGTGTGAAGGGGGCTTTGcagaggggagggctgggggcagcTGGTGTTGCGGCCAGAGGCCGGCTCTGGGGCACATTCTGGATGCAGACACAAAGAGGGGTCTCCTGAGGAGGGAGGCGCCATCTCATGGGCCTGCAGTGGCCCTTGGGGGGCTCACTGACCTGAGGATTTATTCTCAGGCTCCTGGGAACAGAAGCCAGAGATGCTGCATAAACTGGAGGGCGAGATGATGTCTGTGAGATGCCCGTACCAGCCCTGGCAAGGTTTAAACAAGATGAAAATCTGGTGTAGGAAAATATCAGTATATAGTTGTGATGAAACAGTCACCAACTTCCAGAAAGTGCCTCGACACTCCATCCAAGATTACCCCGGGTCTGGCTACTTCATTGTCACCAAGACTGAGCTCAGGGTAGAGGACTCGGGAACCTATTGGTGTGGAATTAGCAAGTCTTCCAGGATCTTGCTTCTCAGAGCCATCCATCTGGTGGTATCTAAGGGTGAGTTCTTTCCCTTCTTATGTGTAGTTCTCAGACTGTCTGAATCACAAGCTGTTAGAGCTGGAAAGGACCCTAAAAATCTTTTCCTTCAACCTTCTCATAGCTGAAAACTGGGCCTTTTGCCCAAGGTCTCCTACGGGTTCAGGGCAGAACCAGCACCGAAACTCAGACCTGCCGGCTTTCGGTTGGTTCTTCCTTCCCCATCACACACATTTCTTCGAACATTTCTGTTGCTACTAACAGGACTCTTCCACTGATTTGTAATGGTCAAAAGCTTCCTCAGGCTTGAGCAAGACTGGCTTAATGGCCCATTCCCAGGCATCTCTACCCCTGACCGAACCCCTAACCTCCTCTCAAAGGGCTGTGCTCGAGATGGGTCACAGGTAACTGGGTGGAGGTCGAGAAATGTGGACAGACGGGAGATGGCCAGATGGTGAGGCAGACCTGAGACTTCAGGGGTGAGGCTGGGATGTGTGGTGACCAAGGGCTCAGAGGGTCTGGGTCCTCACCCTGGACCTGCCCCTAATAGTTGAGAGACTTTAAGCCTGAGAATGGGAAGTTTGGGGTTACCCCTAACCTGGGGCCCCCGGATATTCCTCCTGAAAACTTCAGGGTTGCAAAGCCCCCCTTAGTTTCTCTACGATGGTCGGCGCTTGAACTGCACCTTCCCAGACCCCGGCCCTGCTGCCAAGCCTGCCCAGCCATTTGGTCAGCAGGGCACCTGGAGGATCCAGGTCAATTGCTCCCTCATTCACTGCCCAAGCCTTGGCTCATTGCCCACTCCATGTAGGGCACGGGGCTAGGCTCTGGAAGGGGAATCAAAACTTTGAGACCCTCTCCTGTGCTGGAGGATCCCACAGGCCAGCCaggaagacagacacacagataaagggTTACGATGCAGGGTGGTAGGTGGCATAACAGAAGCGCGCTGGATGGAGCCTCAGTGAAGGGAGGGACCAGGTTGCTGGAGAAGGACAGAGGTTTAGACTCTCCTGGAGGACtccccagaggaggtgacatcaCGTGGGCCTTGTTGGATGAGCAGGAATTTATCCAGGGGAGCAACAGGGGTTGAGAGGGAGGCACTACAGATGGAAAGTGCAcgttcaaaaaaatgaaaacagaagagaCTGCAGAATATATCCGATATACAAGTGCCGGTGTGATACCTAACCTAAAGCCATGTGCACCGTGGTGTTTCACTGTGAAGGAAATCCAGCACGCCTCCATGTGTCTGCAGGGCCTATGGTGCTTCTCAGAGACCTCACCTTGTCCAGGGCCATGTGTGGGCTCCTCCTTCCCAGGGTCGGGGGCTAGAAGTGGGGAGCCCTAGGGTGTGGGACGAACAGACGGGAGCGCTCCCCTCACTGTTGTCTCTTACAGTTTCAACCCTGTCCCCCGCCAGGAGCACCAGGAAGACCACAGCCTGGACCTCTGCCATCATCCCTGTCATTGACAGGTACTGTCACCCCCTCCCCTGTGCTCTCagccctccatttcctcccacccACTGCCGACTTTACCAACTGCCTCCAATCACCACGTTCCCACGGACCCCCGGCTCTCAGGGGATGAATGGGAGTCAGACAGTTGCTTTGGGTCACtttacctctttgagcctcagtgttcttATCTGCAAAGCAGGGCCAATAACATTCCCACCTTACATCGGGGTTTCTTAcctttggcactattgacatttggggccaaataattctttgtcgtgaggggctgtcctgttactgtaggatatttagcagcatccctggcctctacccattagacagcaatagcacaaaccTCCCCAGATCGCCCAGTCgtggcaaccaaaaatgtctccagacattgccaagttCTCGTTAGGGGCACAGCCACCCCAGTTGGGAACCACCCTCTTCCAGggttgtcgtgaggattaaatgagactgtGGATTCAGAGAACCTCGTGCCAGACATGTGAGCAgggcttctttttcctcttcctcacctccagcccttctctttctttcagtaGGAGCAGGGGAGCTGTCCCAGGGCCACGGGGGTCCAGGGAAGGGGCGCACCGTGTATTTATTACAGCCCGTGGCCTGATATCTTCTCTACCCCTGCCTGATGGTTTCAAAGCCCTGGCCCCTGGGACTGGCCGGCTAGCTGTTTCTCTTCCTGCCtctgtcctcctctcccctctttccACCCACCCTCACTGTGGACGTCACCCTAGGCTCTTGCAAACCACAGTTCCTCCTTCAAGGCCTTGCACCAGAAGCCAGGTGTTGCTGGTCAATGGAGCTGAGAGGCATCCCTAGAGCCACTGCCTCACCCGCTTTGACCCTTGACACCCCAGGCACCTTCCCTAGGAGCCTGCTACGGTGTTAGAAAGTCTACCTTTGTGTTCTTCCTTTGACTCAAAACAGGATCTATTAAAATGCAGTTACTATGTGGCTGAGCTGTTTGCCAGATGACACCAGTATTCTCCGAGAGCTGATTGTATCTCACAACAAACGGCTGAGGCTAAGGAGCTCGGACAAGAACAGTTAAGGGAAGGGTGCAGGAGAAGTGAGCACAGATCCCGAAACAGGAGCCCAAAAGGCAAGTTAAGGGACGGCAGTCTggtctggcccggtggcgtagtggttaagttcacgcgttccgcTTCGGCGACCAAGGGtatgccggttcggatcctgggcgtggacatactcaccgctcatcaagccatgctgaggctgcatcccacatagcagagctataactctacaactatgatacacgacTATGtagtttgggaagaaaaaagaaaaagaggaagattggcaagagatgttagcgcagggccaatcttcctcaaaaaaaaatggaCGGCAGTCAGACAGGGGAGAGGAGCAGACTGGAGACGTCATcaacatccccattttacagggaagCAAACAAGCCCGAGATGGAATGACGTGGCGAGACTACATGGCTTATGGGGcagagcccttgaccatggtgctGCCTCGTGGCCAGCTCAGCAGGAGGGTCTGTCCCCATAACAGACATGGGCGAGGGATGGTTTCCGGGCGGAAGGTTGGCTCTGACTTTCCTCACCTGGCTGGTCCTTATTCCCAAGCCCCGCAGGCCACTGGGATGTCATCTCCGGCGTGGTGGTGGCCGTGGTGCTGCTGCtggtgctcatcctcctcctgatCCTGTACCTCAGGAAAGCCCGAGAAAGAGCCAAGAAAGGTAAACCCTGTCGCTGGCTCCGAGCAGACCACCCAGTGCTTAGCCATGATAAGGCGCCCACAACTCATGCTGACAAGgcttattaccccattttaccaACAAGGAGACTGAGGCCGAGAGGTGAGGAGGCCAGGGTGCCCTGGGCTctcctcccagtctctgtggtgCTGAGGATGGACCAGTTCTCTTTTGGTCTGACTTTCGAGGTCAGCTTGCCCAAAGCCACTTCAACTCAGCACCCATATGCCCAAAACTGAGCGTACTAGAATATATTGAGATTACCAATTTTgccatcgttttttttttttttttttttttggtgaggaagattcgccctgagctaacatctatgccaatcttcctctatttttgtatgtgggtcgccactatAGCACGGCTGTTGAGCGGtaggttcacgcccaggatccgaacctgtgcacctgggccaccgaagtggcgtgcgctgaactttaaccactataccacggggTCAGCCCCTATTTTGCCATCTTTTTATAGTTACAGACTTTTTAACAAATTTATCTAAAGACCTTTCAGGTtaatgttattgttttttaattgttgcTATCATCTTTAAATTTTGTCTTCCTAAAAGCACTTGAAGGACTTTTTAATCTTCCAAGTTTTAAGTTTTTAGCATTAATCACATGTAAAATCTATAGCATTTTGTACAAGATTTCTGAGATTAGTGCCTTTTGATGATTCCTGCTTCATTTTTGTCGGTTGGTCTATTCAGCACGTAAGTGCAGGGTGTATATTAACCACGTAACCCAGGGATGTGTCTGTTGACAACAAGATTGAAATGTGGGAGCAGGTGAGTAGAGTTATATTGGACCTCAtcgattttaatttttcaagctaCAAAAATACTAAAGTAGTAGTGggttataaaaatttatatacatatttttcaaacTGTGTAAAGTCGATTTAGTGGGTTACAATAGTATTTTTATAAAACGAAATGTCAAAATGCTTTGTGCATTGGAAGAATAAGTATCTTACTCATTGAACTTTTAttttaggagtgtgtgtgtgagagagagaaagagagtgtgtGTTTTTGAGTATGCGGTAATAAGATAAAATGTTTTACATCGTGGTTCCTGGTCCAAAAACTTTGAAAGACATCATATATAACTTCATCAGCAAATAGATTATACTTCAATTTGATGTTTAAATTTGGAACTGTCAGTGACTAGAATTGATTAAGTTTACCACTTTTATACAGATTAGCCACAGTCAGCCAGTTTGGTTTGCCCCTAGCATCTCTGGACACTACTCTGTGCTGGCCACCTGCATCTCCCCCAGCACCATGGTGCACCCTGACCAAACCCTGGCCTCTCCCCCATCAGGGACCTCCAGCACCCCCCCACCCGTATTTTCATGGGAGGGGGTAGGGAGAGGTCCCTCCCCCAACCTTGACTGTTTTCTTCACAGACGAGGGCGAATCCCACCATGACTACGAGACCGTTTCAGCAAGGGAGGAAGAGCACAGTGTGCCCGGGAAGGACTGCTCACCAAGACAGAGGGAATCTCAGCTTTCCTGGGTACCTTTGTGGTTCTTATTCAACTTCCTGGCTTGTGTTGACTCATAGTTTCTATTTCCTCTGAACCTGGACTCACTCGTGACTCCTCATGCCCCTGCTGCCTCAGCTGCCTGCATCCTTTCCCATGGTTCCCAATGCAAACCgtgtagacagagagagagttgaCCGCCTCAGCTTTTGACCTTCACTCCCACTGGAGACAGCTTTCCACGTGGGCTCATCTCGTGGGTCATGAGCCAGCCAATGGCTCAGCTGCCAGTGGTCCAATAAGCAGTGGGGAAAGGTCTCACGTGGCAAAACATGTGGCTCCCAAGGGCACTCTCTCATCAAGGGCTGGAGATGGGGCTGTTTCCCTTGGGTAAGTCTGTATTATTAAATATCTCAGGCTCTTGAGCTCACAGAATCACAAGATTGGGAGGATCTGGAGTTGTCTGGCCCAATCTTCTCTACAGCTGGAATCTTCTCTACAAATGACATCTCTTTCGAGAGTTCTTCCAGCTCAACACtactcaaacttgagtgtgcacaGAAGTCCCCTGGAGAGGTTGTTAAAACAGAGTTTTCTAGGCCGCCCCCACCCAGAGACTTGGCTTAAATAGATCTGGAGTGGAGCCTGAGActgtgcatttttaacaagctcctcgGTCAGCCGgtgctgctggtccacagaccacactctGTGTAggccttccttcttcttcttctttttttttttttaatgtatttctctctctcttttttttttttttgtgaggaagatcagccctgagcttacatccgtgctaatcctcctctttttgctgaggaagaccggccctgggctaacatctattgccaatcctcctcctttcttctccccaaagccccagtagatagttgtatgtcatagttacacatccttctagttgctgtatgtgggccatgGCCAGTATcggcgcgcgcgcacttaaccgctaagccacggggccggccccaccttccTTATTCTTA includes the following:
- the LOC131413429 gene encoding trem-like transcript 4 protein — encoded protein: MAWEATYLLPPVLLVLLASGSWEQKPEMLHKLEGEMMSVRCPYQPWQGLNKMKIWCRKISVYSCDETVTNFQKVPRHSIQDYPGSGYFIVTKTELRVEDSGTYWCGISKSSRILLLRAIHLVVSKGAPGRPQPGPLPSSLSLTGTVTPSPVLSALHFLPPTADFTNCLQSPRSHGPPALRG